One Manihot esculenta cultivar AM560-2 chromosome 18, M.esculenta_v8, whole genome shotgun sequence genomic window carries:
- the LOC110605830 gene encoding probable strigolactone esterase DAD2, whose amino-acid sequence MGTTLLEALNVRVLGSGEKFLVLAHGVGTDQSAWQRILPFFTHNYSVILYDLVCAGSVNPDYFDFRRYTTLDAYVDDLLNILDALRVDRCAYVGHSVSAMIGLLASIRRPELFSKLILVGASPRFLNDNDYHGGFERPDIENVFAAMEANYEAWVNGFAPLAVGADVPAAVREFSRTLFNMRPDITLFVSRTVFNSDLRGILGLVKVPCCIIQTAKDVSVPASVAEYLKNHLGGRSTVEILRTEGHLPHLSAPALLAQVLRRALSR is encoded by the exons ATGGGTACTACCCTGTTAGAAGCTCTCAACGTCCGCGTACTCGGCTCCGGCGAGAAATTTCTCGTCCTTGCCCATGGAGTTGGGACTGACCAATCCGCATGGCAGCGCATTCTTCCCTTTTTTACTCACAACTACAGTGTAATTCTATATGACCTCGTTTGCGCCGGCAGTGTCAATCCTGACTACTTCGATTTTAGAAGGTATACTACTCTTGATGCTTACGTTGATGACTTGCTTAACATTCTTGATGCTCTTCGTGTCGATCGCTGCGCCTATGTTGGTCACTCCGTCTCCGCCATGATTGGTCTTTTGGCTTCAATTAGGCGCCCTGAACTCTTCTCCAAACTCATCCTCGTAGGCGCTTCCCCAAG ATTCTTGAACGACAACGATTACCATGGAGGATTCGAGCGACCTGACATTGAGAATGTTTTCGCAGCAATGGAAGCAAACTATGAGGCCTGGGTCAATGGTTTTGCACCGCTTGCCGTTGGGGCGGATGTGCCAGCGGCAGTTAGAGAATTCAGCCGGACCCTTTTCAATATGAGGCCAGATATTACGCTATTTGTGTCAAGAACAGTGTTTAATAGCGATCTAAGAGGGATTCTAGGCCTAGTGAAGGTACCCTGTTGCATAATTCAGACAGCCAAGGACGTGTCAGTTCCAGCGTCGGTGGCGGAGTATTTGAAGAACCATTTGGGTGGGAGGAGCACAGTGGAGATATTAAGGACAGAGGGTCATTTGCCACATTTGAGTGCCCCAGCGTTGTTGGCTCAAGTGCTTCGGCGAGCCCTTTCGCGGTGA